From the Apus apus isolate bApuApu2 chromosome 4, bApuApu2.pri.cur, whole genome shotgun sequence genome, one window contains:
- the SOD3 gene encoding extracellular superoxide dismutase [Cu-Zn], giving the protein MLLLLSLVSGVALFAPCVMTDKELDPSQEPIPDIQKKVNDLWQNLLYPVVPGNETDGMIYATCEMKPSSKIDADKPQVTGQVLFRQYYPYGRLEAIFYLDGFLLDNNQSARAIHIHELGDLSNGCDSTGGHYNPFRVNHPRHPGDFGNFSPKEGKIRKYKTNLFATMFGPYSIMGRSVVIHEQEDDMGKGNNKASLENGNAGKRLACCVIGICNKNLWEEKLSEVTDKKKRGLNKRT; this is encoded by the coding sequence atgcttctgcttctttccctgGTCAGTGGGGTTGCCCTATTTGCCCCTTGTGTCATGACAGACAAAGAGCTGGATCCAAGCCAAGAGCCAATTCCTGACATACAGAAAAAAGTTAATGACCTCTGGCAGAATTTGCTCTATCCAGTAGTACCTGGTAATGAGACTGATGGGATGATTTATGCCACTTGTGAAATGAAACCCAGCTCCAAAATAGATGCTGACAAGCCACAAGTGACTGGACAAGTCTTATTCAGGCAGTACTACCCATATGGAAGATTAGAAGCCATTTTTTACTTGGATGGGTTTCTGTTGGATAATAATCAATCTGCTAGAGCTATACACATCCACGAGCTTGGGGACCTCAGCAACGGGTGTGATTCTACAGGAGGACACTATAACCCTTTCAGAGTGAATCACCCCCGTCACCCAGGGGACTTTGGCAACTTTTCTCCTAAGGAAGgcaaaatcagaaaatacaagACCAATCTCTTTGCCACTATGTTTGGTCCGTATTCCATCATGGGTAGATCGGTTGTGATCCATGAGCAGGAAGATGATATGGGCAAGGGCAACAATAAGGCCAGTttggaaaatggaaatgctgGGAAACGTCTGGCTTGCTGTGTGATTGGGATATGCAACAAGAACTTGTGGGAAGAGAAACTGTCTGAGGTTACAGACAAGAAGAAGAGAGGGCTCAACAAACGAACATAG